The Archocentrus centrarchus isolate MPI-CPG fArcCen1 chromosome 12, fArcCen1, whole genome shotgun sequence genome includes a window with the following:
- the trim32 gene encoding E3 ubiquitin-protein ligase TRIM32 codes for MAAALDPDLMREVLECPICLETYNQEQMRPKLLQCGHTVCRQCLEKLLANTINGVRCPFCSKVSRMSSISQLADNLTVLKILDCTMSCSAAAAALMCKSCCNRLPRQYCRDCAMVLCELCKGEGHLHEGHAVQPIRMAAEQRRKDLGGKLEALRDVIGEIQKKKTVIENISKSLRLKYRAIQQDYATAELRLQEELSRSRRTFRASMAEVEKLNAQVLEEQTYLLNIAEVKVVSRCDYLTMRARQSDISLLKDDGGDSDEEDLDLKSSLPTMFQLQQPELIRTEHSKPLEVGQLTTRTYTVNTDDDESGLEIALEGDVEGAGATGGAVGAPVDLYRDVDMVAAVEEAVCGSPSSFKSKSMDAGGGSPGAARASSGTPVCQFVKKMGSKGTQPGNFNLPVSICVTPQGEVLVADRGNFRIQIFNRKGFQREIRRNASSIDNFVLSFLGADLPNLIPLSIAVTAQGLIGVTDNYDNSVKVYTMDGHCVACHKNQLIKPWGITAMPSGQFVVSDVEGGKLWCLAVDRNVGVVSYNRLCSAVRPKFVTCDAAGTVYFTQGLALNFEKRQNEPHLEGGFSIGSVGTDGQLGKQLSHFFSDTEDFRCITGMCVDSNGDLLVTDSGRKEILQFPKEGGYNILIQEGLTCPVGVATTQKGQLLVLDCWDHCVKVYTYIQRRHSSTS; via the coding sequence ATGGCAGCGGCTCTTGATCCAGATCTAATGAGGGAGGTTCTTGAATGCCCTATCTGCCTGGAAACCTACAACCAGGAACAAATGAGACCCAAACTCCTGCAGTGTGGCCACACAGTGTGCCGGCagtgtctggagaagctgtTGGCCAATACTATCAATGGTGTCCGCTGCCCTTTTTGTAGCAAGGTCTCCCGTATGAGCAGCATCTCCCAGCTGGCTGATAATCTCACTGTGCTCAAGATTCTGGATTGCACTATGtcctgcagtgctgctgctgccgccttAATGTGCAAGTCCTGCTGCAACCGCCTGCCACGGCAGTACTGCCGTGATTGTGCCATGGTTCTCTGTGAGCTCTGCAAAGGAGAGGGCCACCTGCATGAAGGCCATGCAGTTCAGCCAATAAGGATGGCTGCTGAACAGCGTCGTAAGGACCTGGGTGGTAAACTGGAGGCGCTCCGTGATGTTATAGGAGAAATTCAGAAGAAAAAGACAGTAATTGAAAACATTTCCAAGTCCTTGAGACTAAAGTACCGGGCAATTCAGCAGGACTATGCTACAGCTGAGCTACGTCTTCAAGAAGAGCTCAGCAGATCtagaaggacattcagagcttcCATGGCAGAAGTAGAAAAGCTCAATGCACAGGTCCTGGAGGAGCAGACATATCTACTTAACATTGCAGAGGTGAAAGTGGTGTCACGCTGTGATTATTTGACAATGCGAGCCAGGCAGAGTGATATTTCCTTGCTAAAGGATGATGGCGGAGACAGTGATGAAGAAGACCTGGATCTGAAGAGCAGTTTACCCACAATGTTTCAGCTGCAACAGCCAGAGCTGATCAGAACTGAGCACTCTAAACCTCTAGAAGTGGGCCAGTTGACGACAAGAACTTACACCGTCAATACAGATGATGATGAGAGTGGGTTAGAAATTGCACTTGAAGGTGATGTAGAGGGTGCAGGGGCTACAGGTGGTGCAGTGGGGGCTCCAGTGGATCTTTACCGAGATGTTGACATGGTTGCTGCGGTAGAGGAGGCAGTATGTGGTTCACCGAGCAGCTTTAAGTCAAAGTCTATGGATGCAGGAGGGGGTTCACCTGGAGCAGCGCGGGCAAGTTCAGGGACACCAGTCTGCCAGTTTGTAAAGAAGATGGGCTCTAAGGGAACTCAACCTGGGAATTTCAACCTACCTGTCAGCATCTGTGTGACACCTCAAGGTGAGGTACTGGTGGCCGATCGTGGAAACTTCCGTATCCAGATTTTTAATCGCAAAGGCTTCCAACGTGAAATTCGACGCAATGCCAGTAGCATTGACAACTTTGTTCTGAGCTTCCTGGGGGCTGACTTGCCTAATCTTATCCCCTTATCCATTGCTGTGACTGCTCAAGGCTTGATTGGTGTGACTGACAACTATGATAACTCAGTTAAAGTCTATACCATGGATGGGCACTGTGTGGCCTGCCACAAGAACCAACTGATTAAACCCTGGGGTATTACTGCCATGCCGTCAGGCCAGTTTGTGGTGTCAGATGTTGAAGGTGGCAAGCTGTGGTGTCTAGCAGTGGACCGCAACGTTGGTGTGGTCAGCTACAACCGACTTTGCTCTGCTGTGCGGCCGAAGTTTGTGACATGTGATGCAGCTGGAACAGTCTATTTCACCCAGGGGTTGGCCCTGAATTTTGAGAAACGCCAGAATGAGCCCCACCTGGAGGGTGGCTTTTCCATTGGTTCAGTGGGTACTGATGGCCAGCTTGGCAAACAGCTCAGCCATTTCTTCTCAGATACAGAAGACTTCCGCTGTATCACTGGCATGTGTGTGGATTCCAATGGAGATTTGCTGGTTACAGACAGTGGCAGGAAAGAAATCCTCCAGTTTCCAAAAGAAGGTGGATACAATATTTTAATCCAGGAAGGGCTGACCTGTCCTGTGGGAGTGGCCACTACCCAGAAAGGACAACTGCTAGTGCTGGATTGTTGGGACCACTGTGTTAAAGTGTACACATACATTCAGAGGAGGCATTCCTCTACTTCTTAG